The following are encoded in a window of Sutcliffiella horikoshii genomic DNA:
- a CDS encoding VOC family protein has protein sequence MKHFHQSPTTYVKDVMINVENLQRSIEFYTTIIGFKLLEQTESQAVFSANGHTPLLTIVQPNDIKPKQQRTTGLYHFALLLPTRSDLGSIIHHFIAKGVRLQGASDHLVSEALYLADPDGNGIEIYRDRPAEEWNWNGSEVEMASIALDVEDLLKEGQDTLWDGLPKETVMGHIHLHVSELKDTEQFYTKGLGFEVVTRYGAQALFISTERYHHHIGLNTWNGVGAPAPAANSVGLVWFSLVFSSEEKKLAAVERLTSLGYKVEVLDGQYFAKDPSGNRIKLN, from the coding sequence ATGAAACACTTCCATCAAAGTCCTACCACATATGTGAAGGATGTCATGATAAATGTAGAAAATCTTCAACGTTCCATTGAGTTTTATACAACAATAATTGGTTTTAAACTATTAGAACAAACAGAATCGCAAGCGGTATTCTCCGCAAATGGGCATACGCCGTTGTTGACTATCGTACAACCTAATGATATAAAACCAAAACAGCAACGTACCACCGGCCTATATCATTTTGCGCTTCTTTTGCCAACACGGTCAGATCTTGGTAGCATTATACACCATTTCATTGCCAAAGGAGTCCGCCTCCAAGGGGCTTCAGATCACCTTGTAAGTGAGGCATTGTATTTGGCGGATCCAGATGGAAACGGGATTGAAATTTATAGGGACCGTCCAGCAGAGGAATGGAATTGGAACGGATCAGAAGTGGAGATGGCATCGATAGCACTTGATGTGGAAGACTTGTTAAAAGAGGGGCAAGATACCTTATGGGATGGTCTTCCTAAAGAAACAGTCATGGGACATATACACCTTCATGTTTCGGAATTAAAAGATACCGAGCAATTTTACACAAAAGGGCTCGGATTTGAAGTCGTCACTCGTTATGGGGCCCAGGCTTTGTTTATTTCAACGGAACGTTATCATCATCATATCGGTCTGAATACTTGGAATGGAGTCGGAGCACCTGCACCTGCCGCCAATTCAGTAGGTCTTGTATGGTTCTCATTGGTGTTTTCAAGTGAAGAAAAGAAGCTCGCTGCTGTTGAAAGGCTAACATCTTTAGGTTATAAAGTAGAGGTATTAGATGGCCAATATTTTGCAAAGGATCCATCAGGAAATAGAATTAAATTGAATTAA
- a CDS encoding DUF3231 family protein — MKKHNIQLTTPEIAALWTTYIQNSATICFYKHFLQQVEDTEIERIVKESLFLEERYNEEIQKIFIKEDFPVPDGFSDKDVNLAAPPLYTDLFALSFAYRVGQMTVPYYASVLTKVARGDVVAFFSECLKTSTKHYRNALDLMLAKGIYDRPPKVPYPKNVQYIKEQQTILGAWFGDKRPLNVMELGEIFYVIERNYIGMVMLLGLIQVMRDQEIKEYLKKGKILAQKQVEVFNNVLKDEDHLGNVPVSLEVTDSIVSPFSDKLILFLITTTSSAGLYLLAYAMSTAMRKDLAMHYSTIMLDIAKYGEDGLEMLIRRGWMEQPPQSVDREKLQE, encoded by the coding sequence ATGAAGAAACATAACATACAACTGACAACGCCGGAGATTGCGGCATTATGGACAACATACATACAGAACAGCGCAACGATTTGCTTTTATAAGCATTTTCTTCAGCAGGTGGAAGACACGGAGATTGAGCGAATTGTAAAGGAGTCATTGTTCTTAGAAGAAAGATATAATGAGGAAATTCAGAAAATCTTTATTAAAGAAGACTTTCCAGTGCCAGATGGATTTTCCGATAAAGATGTCAATCTTGCGGCTCCTCCCTTATATACAGATCTCTTTGCACTGAGTTTTGCCTATAGGGTGGGGCAGATGACAGTACCCTATTATGCCTCGGTTTTGACGAAGGTAGCAAGAGGCGATGTGGTTGCTTTTTTTAGTGAATGTTTAAAAACTTCAACCAAACATTACAGAAATGCACTTGACTTGATGCTTGCGAAGGGGATTTATGACAGACCACCCAAAGTCCCTTATCCGAAAAATGTACAATACATTAAAGAGCAGCAAACAATCCTTGGTGCTTGGTTTGGTGACAAAAGGCCCCTGAATGTGATGGAACTCGGGGAAATATTTTATGTGATTGAACGTAACTATATTGGGATGGTCATGCTATTGGGATTAATTCAAGTCATGAGGGACCAGGAGATAAAGGAATATTTAAAAAAAGGGAAGATACTTGCGCAAAAACAGGTGGAAGTCTTTAATAATGTCTTAAAAGATGAGGACCACTTAGGAAATGTTCCTGTCAGTCTTGAGGTAACAGATTCAATCGTTTCCCCCTTTTCTGACAAGCTAATCTTATTTTTGATTACAACCACAAGTTCTGCCGGATTATACTTGCTTGCATATGCCATGTCCACTGCGATGCGGAAAGACCTTGCGATGCACTATTCCACGATTATGTTGGATATAGCCAAATATGGGGAGGATGGATTGGAGATGCTGATTAGAAGAGGATGGATGGAACAGCCTCCGCAATCAGTGGACCGAGAGAAGCTGCAAGAATAA
- a CDS encoding GNAT family N-acetyltransferase produces MKEPVIFFSSSDLLEEVASFIARLNGQSRSHIGYCGKKQQEISSYLQNELTDVPFEKAFVLAYKNETLIGVVGFDADFEQKSAEVWGPFVEANHQDQAIYLFKEMLPLLPSEVERLSMFPNKVNETAVITATNFNFSKQSEQAILIMRRNDYSASQVSKLPFLTEQRNGEMIRLHNLAFPDTYYTGEEIIKRINEHRKVFYYLREDKLAGYIYVEVEPEFSEASIEFFAVDDRFRGQSIGTELLKGAVSWIFSFKEIDELQLCVNSTNNHAIRLYQKAGFKLSDELYFFQKELKVPV; encoded by the coding sequence ATGAAAGAACCTGTAATCTTTTTTTCTTCAAGTGATTTACTTGAAGAAGTTGCATCTTTTATTGCAAGACTCAATGGTCAGTCCCGCAGTCATATCGGATATTGTGGCAAAAAACAACAGGAGATCTCTAGTTACTTGCAAAATGAACTGACAGATGTACCGTTTGAAAAAGCCTTCGTTCTAGCCTATAAGAATGAAACATTGATAGGAGTAGTTGGGTTTGATGCTGACTTCGAGCAAAAGTCTGCAGAAGTATGGGGGCCGTTTGTAGAGGCTAATCACCAAGATCAAGCAATATACCTATTCAAGGAAATGTTGCCACTTCTGCCATCAGAGGTTGAAAGACTTAGCATGTTTCCAAACAAGGTAAATGAAACAGCAGTCATAACCGCAACAAATTTCAACTTCTCAAAACAAAGTGAACAGGCTATTTTAATTATGAGAAGAAACGACTATTCTGCCTCTCAAGTTTCTAAGCTACCCTTTCTTACAGAGCAACGCAACGGAGAGATGATCCGCCTGCACAACCTGGCCTTTCCAGATACATATTATACTGGAGAAGAAATCATTAAACGGATTAATGAACACCGGAAAGTATTTTATTATCTGAGAGAAGACAAATTAGCAGGGTACATTTACGTGGAAGTAGAACCTGAGTTTTCGGAAGCAAGCATAGAGTTTTTTGCAGTGGATGATCGTTTTCGCGGACAAAGCATCGGTACGGAACTTTTGAAAGGTGCGGTTTCTTGGATTTTTTCATTTAAAGAAATTGATGAACTTCAACTGTGTGTGAATTCAACCAATAATCATGCAATACGTCTTTACCAAAAGGCAGGTTTCAAGCTTTCTGATGAGCTTTATTTTTTCCAGAAGGAGCTGAAGGTTCCAGTATGA
- a CDS encoding DUF1538 domain-containing protein, whose product MEDIKDSVKESFLAILPVSAVIILLQIFLIGLPLEKFLLFLIGLLMVTFGLMFFLMGVNIGLLPVGDMIGRALPKPKKKWLIIIVGLLLGIAVTVAEPDVRVLATQVDEVSDGKITSTVLILSVALGVGIFVALAMVRTIYKIKLPYLIMPAYLLVFLLGFFTPETFVPISFDAGGVTTGPLTVPFILALGVGVASVLRKDESSSEGFGLVALASIGPILAVLLLGVIYQ is encoded by the coding sequence ATGGAGGATATTAAAGATTCAGTCAAAGAATCTTTTCTGGCAATTTTACCAGTATCAGCGGTAATCATTTTACTTCAGATTTTTTTAATAGGACTTCCTCTTGAGAAGTTCCTTTTATTCTTAATAGGACTATTAATGGTGACATTTGGATTGATGTTCTTCCTTATGGGTGTCAACATAGGACTTTTACCTGTTGGGGACATGATTGGAAGGGCGCTCCCAAAACCAAAAAAGAAGTGGTTAATCATTATTGTCGGGCTGTTGTTGGGTATCGCGGTCACTGTGGCAGAACCAGATGTAAGGGTGTTGGCAACGCAAGTGGATGAAGTATCGGATGGGAAAATCACGTCGACTGTATTGATCCTTTCCGTTGCGCTTGGAGTTGGGATATTTGTGGCGCTGGCGATGGTAAGAACCATTTATAAGATTAAATTGCCTTACCTTATAATGCCTGCATATTTACTTGTTTTTCTCCTAGGATTTTTTACTCCTGAGACATTCGTTCCAATTTCATTTGATGCTGGAGGTGTGACCACAGGTCCGCTGACCGTCCCGTTTATTCTGGCTTTGGGAGTCGGTGTCGCGTCTGTATTGAGAAAGGATGAATCATCGAGTGAAGGATTTGGATTGGTTGCACTGGCTTCCATTGGACCTATACTTGCAGTTCTGCTATTGGGGGTGATTTATCAATGA
- a CDS encoding DUF1538 domain-containing protein has protein sequence MIHDIFKGFGGLLLEVTFALVPLLVFFLVFQFIFLKLDWDKLKKILLGFGFSYIGLVLFLQGVHIGFMPVGEKMGESLGEITHSWILIPIGFVLGFVATIAEPAVRVLNKEVSDVTEGYISKKAMLLTLSVGVGVAIALSMLRIQFNFSIWYYLIPGYLIAFILLFFTKKIFVSIAFDSGGVATGPMTVTFILSMAVGVASVTEGSDPLTDGFGMIALVALAPIISVLVLGIIYKKEVEEKG, from the coding sequence ATGATTCACGACATCTTTAAGGGATTTGGAGGACTGCTTCTTGAGGTAACCTTCGCGTTAGTGCCGTTATTAGTTTTTTTCCTCGTTTTTCAATTTATATTTTTGAAGCTAGATTGGGATAAACTAAAGAAAATATTGCTTGGTTTCGGGTTTTCCTACATAGGACTGGTGTTATTCCTCCAAGGGGTGCATATCGGATTTATGCCAGTAGGAGAAAAAATGGGAGAGAGTCTTGGCGAGATTACACATTCGTGGATACTGATTCCTATTGGCTTTGTTCTTGGTTTTGTCGCTACGATAGCAGAGCCTGCTGTAAGAGTACTGAATAAAGAGGTATCCGATGTGACGGAAGGATATATCTCCAAGAAAGCAATGCTTTTGACGCTGTCTGTAGGAGTAGGAGTAGCTATCGCTTTGTCCATGCTTCGTATTCAGTTCAATTTTTCCATCTGGTATTACCTCATTCCAGGCTACCTTATCGCATTTATCCTTCTGTTTTTTACCAAAAAAATCTTCGTCAGTATTGCCTTTGATTCTGGCGGAGTTGCAACTGGACCCATGACGGTTACTTTTATTCTTTCCATGGCGGTAGGAGTTGCATCTGTTACAGAGGGAAGTGATCCCCTGACGGATGGCTTTGGAATGATTGCCCTTGTAGCACTTGCCCCCATTATTTCCGTTCTTGTGTTAGGAATTATTTACAAAAAAGAAGTGGAAGAGAAGGGATAG
- a CDS encoding ring-cleaving dioxygenase has translation MELLGLHHVSLLTAKAERNFQFFTEVLGMRLVKKTVNQDNTSSYHLFYGDAEGNPGTEITFFDIPGLGRTHEGVSSISSTSLRVATTESLRFWQQRFQTFNIKQEEIKKRADRDTLAFEDYEGTKLLLVADNGEKGVSAGVPWEKSDIPKEHSIIGLGPVTLTVKSSLPTTSILTNVLGFQFKGSYPSLKGDFPDIEIYTTGEGGTGAEVHIETRPDLPAEKIGRGGVHHVAFRVPIQEEFQKWVQRVRETRLPNSGEVERYYFKALYFREPNGILFELSTDTPGFSADEPLETMGEKLALPPFLEPKRAEIEASLRPLEIN, from the coding sequence ATGGAATTATTGGGTTTACACCACGTTTCTTTATTAACAGCTAAAGCAGAAAGAAATTTTCAATTTTTCACAGAGGTTCTTGGCATGCGACTTGTAAAAAAGACCGTAAATCAAGATAACACCTCCTCCTATCATCTATTTTATGGTGACGCAGAGGGAAATCCAGGAACCGAGATCACCTTTTTCGATATTCCTGGCTTAGGCAGAACCCATGAAGGAGTTTCAAGCATTTCATCTACTTCTTTACGTGTGGCAACCACCGAATCATTACGTTTTTGGCAACAGCGATTCCAGACATTTAACATAAAACAGGAAGAAATAAAAAAGCGCGCAGACAGAGACACTTTGGCATTTGAAGATTACGAAGGCACCAAGCTGTTATTAGTGGCTGATAACGGAGAAAAAGGTGTTTCAGCCGGGGTTCCCTGGGAAAAGAGTGATATCCCAAAAGAGCATAGCATTATTGGACTTGGGCCTGTAACGTTGACGGTTAAATCTTCCCTGCCGACCACGAGCATCTTAACCAATGTGCTTGGGTTTCAATTTAAAGGGTCATATCCTTCCCTTAAAGGGGATTTCCCTGACATCGAAATATACACAACTGGGGAAGGAGGAACAGGTGCTGAAGTGCATATTGAAACAAGGCCTGATCTTCCAGCTGAAAAAATAGGTCGCGGCGGCGTACATCATGTAGCGTTCCGGGTTCCAATTCAAGAAGAGTTTCAAAAGTGGGTACAACGCGTGAGGGAAACCCGCCTCCCGAACTCAGGAGAAGTAGAAAGATATTATTTTAAGGCACTTTACTTCCGAGAGCCTAATGGTATTCTTTTTGAACTATCCACAGACACTCCTGGATTCAGTGCAGACGAGCCGTTAGAAACGATGGGAGAAAAACTTGCTCTTCCTCCGTTTTTAGAGCCAAAAAGAGCAGAAATCGAAGCAAGTTTACGACCTCTCGAAATAAACTAA
- a CDS encoding hemolysin family protein — MDSIPYDSIILLGALLILSGYFSASETAITSVNKVRLRNQADNNARAKRSLNMAENFDQSVSTILIGNNIVNIAMAAIATNIATQLYGPDGSTLAITTAIITIVVLVFGEILPKSLAKQYAEKYLLLISASLMTVMKLFYPITWLFVQLKVGIKKLLGADKEEPTVTEEDVIAMVEIGEEEGTFLTQERELLHNAIAFDDIVVKDILTPRPDVVAISEDTSIEEIKDIFIKEQYSRLPLYEGSIDNITGVISHRDFFAQYVQNPNFSLKEIERSPFFVIGSAKISNLLKELQTSQNHLAIVLDEYGGTAGIISIEDIIEEIVGEIWDEHDENENLVEVLDELKFRMDGRLPVEEFTELLQLEVSESTANTLGGWISDMLGYLPKKGERVECESFVIHIEEVKKHRIQKVVVEKNVDFVFSA, encoded by the coding sequence TTGGATAGTATACCCTATGACTCGATAATTTTATTAGGGGCATTGTTAATATTATCAGGATATTTTTCGGCATCTGAAACGGCTATTACGAGCGTGAACAAAGTTCGGCTTCGTAATCAGGCAGACAACAATGCAAGAGCAAAACGCTCATTAAACATGGCAGAAAACTTTGATCAAAGTGTTTCTACAATCCTAATAGGTAATAATATTGTCAACATAGCAATGGCAGCGATAGCAACTAATATTGCTACGCAACTATACGGCCCTGATGGCAGTACGCTAGCAATCACGACAGCGATTATTACGATAGTAGTCCTTGTTTTTGGGGAGATTTTGCCGAAATCTTTAGCTAAACAATATGCAGAAAAATATTTACTTTTAATATCTGCTTCTTTAATGACAGTCATGAAACTCTTTTATCCGATTACATGGTTGTTCGTCCAACTGAAAGTAGGAATCAAAAAACTCCTTGGAGCAGATAAGGAGGAACCTACTGTTACAGAAGAAGATGTAATTGCGATGGTCGAAATCGGAGAGGAAGAAGGGACTTTTCTCACACAAGAACGAGAACTGCTGCATAATGCCATAGCGTTTGATGATATCGTCGTGAAAGATATCCTTACTCCAAGGCCTGACGTAGTAGCAATCTCAGAGGATACGTCTATTGAAGAAATTAAAGACATTTTTATAAAAGAACAATATTCCCGCTTACCTTTATATGAAGGATCCATCGACAACATTACTGGAGTTATTTCACATAGAGATTTCTTTGCGCAATATGTTCAGAATCCTAACTTTTCATTAAAAGAAATTGAACGCAGTCCATTTTTTGTCATCGGATCTGCCAAAATATCTAATCTCCTTAAAGAGCTGCAGACTTCACAAAACCATTTGGCCATTGTGCTTGATGAGTATGGAGGAACGGCAGGTATTATCTCGATTGAAGATATTATTGAAGAGATTGTCGGGGAAATCTGGGATGAGCATGATGAAAACGAAAACTTGGTGGAAGTACTAGATGAATTGAAGTTTCGTATGGATGGGCGTCTCCCTGTAGAAGAATTTACGGAGCTGCTACAACTTGAAGTATCTGAATCCACCGCTAACACGTTAGGTGGTTGGATTTCAGATATGCTCGGCTATCTTCCTAAAAAGGGAGAAAGAGTGGAGTGTGAAAGTTTCGTCATTCACATAGAAGAAGTGAAAAAGCATCGAATCCAAAAAGTAGTTGTGGAAAAAAACGTTGATTTCGTCTTTTCTGCTTAA
- the proC gene encoding pyrroline-5-carboxylate reductase, with translation MLNKKIGFIGSGKMAEAIIGGLIKSELVPANQIFASAKTRETVEKIADKYAIQTTIQNREVAAKADMLILAVKPDLHKAVIEEIKDIVKSEAVIITIAAGITLDFLETTFGHSIKAVRVMPNTPSLVGEGMSAICSNDETNAQELQEVIRLFESFGKAEVLPEKLMDAVPAVSGSSPAYVYMFIEALADGAVQQGIARNQAYTMAAQAVLGAAKMVLETGKHPGELKDNVCTPGGATIEAVTTLEKHGFRSAVVSAMEACTEKSKRLKNSK, from the coding sequence ATGTTAAACAAGAAAATTGGTTTTATTGGTAGCGGAAAGATGGCTGAGGCCATAATTGGTGGACTTATAAAGTCAGAACTAGTACCTGCAAACCAGATATTCGCCAGTGCAAAAACAAGAGAAACGGTAGAGAAAATTGCAGATAAGTACGCGATTCAAACAACAATTCAAAACAGGGAAGTAGCAGCAAAAGCAGACATGCTTATCTTAGCTGTAAAACCTGATCTTCACAAAGCAGTAATAGAAGAAATTAAGGATATAGTCAAGAGTGAGGCTGTCATTATTACCATTGCTGCGGGCATAACGCTTGATTTCCTTGAAACAACTTTCGGACATAGTATAAAAGCAGTCCGTGTAATGCCCAATACTCCATCCCTGGTAGGGGAAGGCATGAGTGCAATTTGTTCTAACGATGAAACAAATGCACAGGAACTGCAAGAGGTCATCCGTCTTTTTGAAAGCTTCGGTAAAGCGGAGGTACTGCCTGAAAAGTTGATGGATGCTGTGCCTGCCGTTAGCGGTTCTTCTCCGGCATATGTGTATATGTTCATTGAAGCGTTGGCTGATGGGGCAGTGCAGCAGGGAATAGCCCGTAATCAGGCATATACTATGGCAGCCCAGGCTGTTCTGGGAGCAGCGAAGATGGTGTTGGAGACGGGGAAGCACCCGGGTGAATTGAAGGATAATGTGTGTACGCCAGGTGGGGCTACCATTGAAGCTGTTACGACTCTGGAAAAGCACGGCTTCCGGTCTGCTGTGGTCTCTGCAATGGAAGCATGTACGGAAAAGTCTAAAAGACTGAAAAATAGCAAATGA
- the msrA gene encoding peptide-methionine (S)-S-oxide reductase MsrA → MSKKFWGLLLVIACLAAYFFIPKMYATVTQKSVGSMPYELEESENIAYATFAGGCFWCMEPPFEKLPGVYEVVSGYTGGNVENPAYNEVTTGETGHVEAVIVSYNPDVINYETLLDVFWRQVDPTDDEGQFVDRGTPYQSGIFYHSEEQKQLAEQSKEDLDASGRFDQPIVTEITPAETFYIAEDYHQDYYIKNPVRYDFYRDNSGRDDFLDEAWGDDRNITPQVEDDGTTLLHLSKDELRSVLTAEQYYVTQEDGTEEPFNNEYWDFEGEGIYVDLISGEALFSSTDKYDSGTGWPSFTKPLVPENIVELEDRSFFSVRTEIRSKLGNAHLGHVFDDGPNPTGLRYCMNSAALRFVPKEQLEAEGYGEFLELFE, encoded by the coding sequence ATGAGTAAAAAATTCTGGGGTTTACTTCTTGTAATCGCTTGCCTTGCCGCCTACTTCTTTATACCCAAAATGTATGCAACTGTAACACAGAAATCAGTCGGCAGTATGCCTTATGAGCTTGAGGAAAGTGAAAATATTGCCTATGCCACTTTCGCAGGCGGCTGCTTCTGGTGCATGGAACCGCCATTTGAAAAGCTGCCAGGTGTATACGAGGTTGTTTCAGGCTATACCGGTGGAAATGTGGAAAACCCAGCCTACAACGAAGTCACAACTGGAGAGACAGGTCATGTGGAAGCCGTCATCGTTTCTTATAATCCGGATGTCATAAATTATGAAACGTTATTAGATGTATTCTGGAGACAAGTCGATCCTACTGATGACGAGGGACAATTTGTTGATAGAGGCACGCCTTATCAATCTGGAATTTTCTATCATAGTGAAGAACAGAAGCAACTCGCCGAACAATCAAAAGAAGATCTTGATGCTTCTGGGCGTTTTGATCAACCAATTGTGACGGAGATTACGCCAGCAGAAACCTTCTATATTGCAGAAGACTATCATCAGGACTATTACATTAAAAATCCGGTTCGCTATGATTTTTACCGAGATAACTCAGGACGTGACGATTTTCTCGATGAGGCTTGGGGTGATGATCGCAATATAACTCCACAAGTAGAAGATGATGGCACAACCCTTCTCCATTTATCCAAAGATGAATTGCGTTCCGTTTTAACTGCTGAACAATATTATGTCACGCAGGAAGATGGCACAGAGGAACCGTTTAATAATGAGTATTGGGACTTTGAAGGAGAAGGCATTTATGTGGATTTAATTTCTGGAGAAGCATTGTTCAGCTCTACCGATAAATATGATTCTGGTACTGGATGGCCGAGCTTCACAAAGCCGTTGGTTCCAGAAAATATAGTGGAGCTGGAAGACCGAAGTTTTTTCTCTGTACGAACTGAAATCCGCAGCAAATTAGGCAACGCACACTTGGGGCATGTTTTCGATGACGGCCCTAATCCAACCGGCCTAAGATATTGCATGAACTCCGCCGCCCTCCGATTTGTCCCAAAAGAACAACTCGAAGCAGAGGGATATGGAGAATTTCTGGAGTTGTTTGAATAA
- a CDS encoding SDR family oxidoreductase, whose protein sequence is MNIFLTGATGFLGGRLIRNLLEGEHTVYILARNIKKANALKEDLPLSLQDRVTILNGDIVKPKFGFSTEQLAALTNKIDIFYHLAALVKFDHHLRDTLMEMNYQGTKHALEVAASIGAGKFIHVSTAYTVGISNSGKEELYNLEQDFNNPYEESKALAEHEVMKYKDEMDVSIFRPAIIVGDSKTGEADSNFTLYGFMRGLELFKRKLERKSYEEKVHLVGSKDGTSNLVPVDYVADILTIAAQQAEKNTIYNVTNPAPPTNREILETIKAHLDFRSLGIYEKGTSFSLTPVELQLNSLIDVFGPYLDRSISFADRNTQKLLKDSPISHLNMTKEILEIIIRAYFEPEKEKVEI, encoded by the coding sequence ATGAATATATTCTTAACTGGTGCTACTGGATTTTTAGGGGGAAGGCTGATTCGCAACCTCTTGGAAGGAGAGCACACAGTCTATATATTAGCTAGAAACATCAAAAAAGCGAATGCATTAAAAGAAGACTTGCCACTTTCCCTGCAAGATAGGGTTACCATTCTAAATGGGGATATTGTTAAACCGAAATTCGGTTTTTCTACTGAGCAATTAGCTGCGCTTACTAATAAAATTGATATTTTCTATCATCTTGCAGCTTTAGTAAAATTTGATCATCACTTAAGGGATACACTCATGGAAATGAATTACCAAGGAACGAAACACGCCTTAGAAGTCGCTGCCTCAATTGGAGCGGGAAAATTTATCCATGTGAGCACCGCTTATACGGTGGGAATATCCAATTCAGGTAAGGAAGAACTTTATAATCTTGAACAGGACTTCAACAATCCATATGAGGAAAGCAAGGCCCTTGCAGAACATGAAGTAATGAAATATAAGGATGAAATGGACGTTTCCATTTTTAGACCTGCCATCATTGTTGGAGATTCTAAGACAGGTGAAGCGGACTCCAACTTTACGCTTTATGGATTTATGAGGGGCCTCGAGCTTTTTAAACGTAAACTGGAACGCAAGAGTTATGAAGAAAAAGTTCACCTGGTCGGTTCCAAAGACGGTACATCCAATCTGGTACCTGTTGATTATGTAGCCGATATTTTAACGATTGCAGCTCAACAAGCGGAAAAGAACACAATCTACAATGTTACAAATCCTGCACCGCCAACCAACAGGGAAATACTTGAGACGATAAAAGCGCATTTGGACTTCCGTTCACTTGGCATTTATGAGAAAGGTACAAGCTTTTCCTTAACACCAGTGGAGCTGCAGTTAAATAGTTTAATAGATGTCTTTGGTCCATATCTTGATCGGAGTATCTCATTTGCGGATCGCAATACACAAAAACTTTTAAAAGATAGTCCTATCTCTCATTTGAATATGACGAAGGAGATATTGGAAATTATAATCCGCGCCTATTTTGAACCAGAAAAGGAAAAGGTGGAAATATAA
- a CDS encoding fluoride efflux transporter FluC: MVKNILAVFIGGAIGTLLRYAITVSTVEIAFPVGTLFVNLVGSFVLGTFTGWMMRREGKEYIKVGFGTGLCGGFTTMSTLAADAFMLEAQSTIFITTIYLFSSVVGGLLFAFLGLLLGHSFSKKHLASGLKR, encoded by the coding sequence GTGGTGAAAAATATTTTAGCGGTTTTTATTGGTGGAGCAATCGGTACGTTGCTGAGGTATGCAATTACTGTAAGTACTGTTGAAATTGCTTTTCCGGTAGGAACACTTTTTGTTAATCTTGTGGGAAGCTTTGTCTTGGGGACTTTTACAGGATGGATGATGCGTAGAGAAGGTAAGGAATATATAAAGGTTGGATTTGGGACTGGCTTGTGTGGTGGTTTTACGACGATGTCTACGTTGGCTGCTGATGCATTTATGTTAGAGGCACAATCTACCATTTTTATTACTACTATCTATTTATTCTCGTCCGTTGTTGGTGGACTTTTATTCGCTTTCCTCGGGCTTTTATTAGGACATTCATTTTCTAAAAAACATTTAGCTTCTGGCTTAAAAAGATAG
- the crcB gene encoding fluoride efflux transporter CrcB, whose amino-acid sequence MSQAALILILTVGGGSGALCRYLLGLAVMKKFPTPRIPIAMIIVNIIGSFGLGILYGNVYTETLYNDALFVFLGLGFFGAFTTFSTFSVEAVQLIMDNKYQHALIYLSLSIFGSIIGFLLGYFIS is encoded by the coding sequence ATGAGTCAAGCTGCCTTGATCTTAATACTCACAGTTGGGGGCGGGAGCGGAGCCTTGTGCAGATATTTACTTGGATTGGCTGTTATGAAAAAGTTTCCAACCCCGCGCATCCCAATAGCAATGATTATAGTTAATATCATAGGTTCATTTGGGTTAGGAATACTATATGGAAACGTTTATACAGAAACTCTTTATAACGACGCACTTTTTGTTTTTCTGGGATTAGGTTTCTTCGGTGCATTTACGACGTTTTCCACTTTTAGTGTGGAAGCTGTACAGTTAATAATGGATAACAAATATCAACACGCCTTAATCTATCTAAGTTTAAGCATTTTTGGTTCCATTATAGGATTTCTCCTAGGTTATTTTATAAGTTAA